The sequence below is a genomic window from Bosea sp. F3-2.
CATAGCCGCCGAGCATGCCGTTGACGAAGAAGCCCATCACCGCGCCGGCGACCAGGAGCTGCATCGGGTCGGTCAGCCGGGAATAGACGATGACCATCACGGCAGCCCCGAGCATGTAGCCGAAGAAGGCCGGGCGACGGCCGATGCGGTCGGCGATATGGCCGAAGGCGTAGATGCCGAGCGCCATGCCGGCGATGGTCACCGCCGTCCAGACCGCCGACTGCGTCAGGGCGAAGCCGAACCGCGCCGCGAGGTAGTTCGGCAGCCAGATCATCACGCCGTAATAGCCGAAGTTCTGGACCGAGCAGAGGACGACCATGCCGAGGCTGAGCTTGGTGGTCTCCCAGTCCTTGACCAGCAGGCGCAGCGCCGATTCCTTCGGCCGATCCTTGGAGCGGGCGACGAAGACCTCCGGCTCGTGCAGCGAATGGCGGATGAAATAGGCGGCAAGCGCCGGCAGGATGCCGATGGCGAACATGCCGCGCCAGCCGATCGCCGGCAGCAGGATCGGGGTGGCGATCGCCGCGGCGAGCACGCCGACCTGCCAGCCGAGGCCGACATAGGAGGAGGCACGCGCCCGCTTCGAGGCCGGCCAGGCCTCGGCGACCAGCGCCATGCCGATGCCGAATTCGCCGCCGAGGCCGAGGCCGGCGATGGTGCGGTAGAGCAGCAGATCCCAATAGCCCTGCGCCAGTGCGCACATCCCGGTGAACACGGCGAAGAGGACGATGGTCCAGGTCAGGACGCGGACGCGGCCGATGCGGTCCGACAGCATGCCGAAACCGA
It includes:
- a CDS encoding MFS transporter; this encodes MSDNQAAMSGSIAISSPTAVDSKARKALWGAAIGYAMDGFDLLILGFMLRAISADLQLSQAQAASLVTATLVGAVLGGIGFGMLSDRIGRVRVLTWTIVLFAVFTGMCALAQGYWDLLLYRTIAGLGLGGEFGIGMALVAEAWPASKRARASSYVGLGWQVGVLAAAIATPILLPAIGWRGMFAIGILPALAAYFIRHSLHEPEVFVARSKDRPKESALRLLVKDWETTKLSLGMVVLCSVQNFGYYGVMIWLPNYLAARFGFALTQSAVWTAVTIAGMALGIYAFGHIADRIGRRPAFFGYMLGAAVMVIVYSRLTDPMQLLVAGAVMGFFVNGMLGGYGALISELFPTAARATAQNVLFNIGRGVGGFGPVVVGTIAAAYGFQTAIALLATLYVLDIFAMWLLIPERRGAELA